The Marinilongibacter aquaticus genome has a window encoding:
- a CDS encoding Gfo/Idh/MocA family protein: MSKIKVGVVGTGFIGPAHIEALRRLPNVEVVALCEVTEELAKEKAAQLGIPVGCTFDDLLKMEEVQCVHICTPNFLHYSQSKAALEAGKHVVCEKPLAKDLDEAEDLVKIAKEKGLVNAVHFNLRYYPMVRQMKVMREKGELGDVFSIIGSYLQDWLFFDTDYNWRLEPDKSGDSRAIADIGSHLMDIIEYVTGLKTVELLADFNTVHPIRKKPKKRIETYSETVLGPDDYEDVPINTEDHANVLLRFDNGNKGSITVSQVSAGRKNQLKVEISGSKKTFAFNSESPNEMWIGYREQPNQVLMKDPSLVDKDVQSVVSFPGGHNEGFPDTSKQLFKEVYAAVAEGKQPENPTFPTFADGYRELIVAERILESNREQKWIKV; this comes from the coding sequence ATGTCAAAAATTAAAGTAGGTGTGGTGGGTACTGGCTTTATCGGGCCAGCCCATATTGAAGCACTCAGAAGGCTGCCCAATGTAGAGGTAGTGGCATTGTGTGAAGTGACTGAGGAGTTGGCCAAAGAAAAAGCTGCTCAATTGGGTATTCCGGTGGGCTGTACTTTCGATGACCTATTGAAAATGGAAGAAGTGCAGTGTGTGCACATTTGCACGCCAAACTTTCTGCACTATTCGCAGTCCAAAGCCGCTTTGGAAGCTGGAAAACACGTTGTGTGCGAAAAGCCCCTTGCGAAAGATTTGGACGAGGCCGAAGATTTGGTGAAAATCGCCAAAGAAAAGGGCTTGGTAAATGCCGTGCATTTCAACCTTAGATATTACCCAATGGTACGCCAAATGAAAGTGATGCGTGAAAAGGGTGAACTTGGTGATGTGTTTTCCATTATCGGCTCTTATTTGCAAGATTGGTTGTTTTTCGATACCGATTACAACTGGAGATTGGAGCCCGACAAATCGGGTGATTCGAGAGCCATTGCCGACATCGGTTCGCATTTGATGGATATCATTGAATATGTTACTGGCCTAAAAACGGTAGAGCTTTTGGCCGATTTTAATACGGTACACCCTATACGCAAAAAGCCTAAGAAGAGAATCGAAACATATTCTGAAACGGTATTGGGGCCAGATGATTACGAAGATGTGCCAATCAATACCGAAGATCATGCCAATGTATTGTTGCGTTTCGACAATGGAAACAAAGGCTCTATCACCGTTTCACAAGTGTCTGCTGGACGTAAAAACCAGTTGAAAGTAGAAATTTCTGGTTCGAAGAAAACATTTGCATTCAATTCTGAAAGTCCAAATGAAATGTGGATTGGTTATCGAGAACAGCCGAATCAGGTGTTGATGAAAGATCCTTCGCTTGTGGACAAAGACGTGCAAAGTGTGGTTTCGTTCCCTGGCGGGCACAATGAAGGTTTTCCAGACACGTCGAAGCAGTTGTTCAAAGAAGTGTATGCTGCTGTGGCAGAAGGGAAGCAGCCTGAAAATCCGACGTTCCCCACTTTTGCAGACGGCTACCGCGAATTGATCGTGGCCGAGCGGATATTGGAAAGTAACCGCGAGCAGAAATGGATTAAAGTGTAA
- a CDS encoding sugar phosphate isomerase/epimerase family protein, whose amino-acid sequence MKTIKGPAVFLAQFLGDEAPFNSLDGLADYMAGKGYKGVQLPTWDPRVIDLKKAAESKTYCDELAGSLKEKGLEITELSTHLQGQLVASHPAYNTMYDAFAPAEVHNDEPARRAWAIEQCKLAAKASRNLGLNSHVGFSGALAWPFLYPWPQRPAGLIDTAFTELANRWKPILDVYDENGVDYCYELHPGEDLYDGTTFELFLEKLNGHSRANINYDPSHFVLQALDYVQFIDFYHERIRAFHVKDAEFNPTGKQGVYSGYANWADRAGRFRSLGDGQVDFSTIFSKLSQYDYDGWAVLEWECCIKDSDQGASEGAPFIEGHIIEVVKRAFDDFAATGADESVNRKVLGL is encoded by the coding sequence ATGAAAACGATAAAAGGGCCAGCGGTATTCCTTGCTCAATTTTTGGGCGATGAAGCTCCTTTCAATTCTTTGGATGGGCTAGCCGATTACATGGCCGGAAAAGGTTACAAAGGTGTGCAGTTGCCTACCTGGGACCCACGGGTGATTGATTTGAAAAAGGCTGCGGAGTCAAAAACATATTGTGATGAACTGGCGGGCAGTCTAAAAGAAAAAGGTTTAGAAATAACCGAATTGAGCACCCACCTGCAAGGTCAGTTGGTTGCTTCGCATCCGGCCTACAATACCATGTACGATGCGTTTGCTCCGGCAGAGGTGCACAATGACGAGCCCGCCCGAAGAGCTTGGGCTATCGAGCAATGTAAACTTGCGGCGAAAGCTTCTCGGAATTTGGGGTTGAACTCGCATGTGGGCTTTTCTGGAGCTTTGGCTTGGCCATTTTTGTATCCGTGGCCGCAGCGTCCCGCAGGTTTGATCGATACGGCCTTTACCGAGTTGGCCAATCGCTGGAAGCCTATTTTGGATGTGTACGACGAGAATGGAGTAGACTATTGCTACGAATTGCATCCGGGCGAAGATTTGTATGACGGTACAACCTTCGAATTGTTCTTGGAAAAATTGAATGGCCATTCCCGTGCCAATATCAATTACGATCCTTCTCATTTCGTTTTACAGGCTTTGGATTATGTGCAGTTCATCGATTTTTATCATGAGCGTATTCGTGCTTTCCATGTGAAAGATGCGGAGTTCAATCCTACTGGAAAACAAGGCGTGTATTCGGGCTATGCCAATTGGGCAGACCGTGCAGGTCGTTTCCGTTCACTGGGTGATGGCCAAGTTGATTTTTCCACAATTTTCAGTAAGCTTTCGCAATACGATTACGACGGTTGGGCCGTATTGGAATGGGAGTGCTGCATCAAAGATTCTGACCAAGGGGCGTCTGAAGGGGCTCCATTCATCGAAGGGCACATCATTGAAGTGGTGAAAAGGGCATTCGACGATTTTGCAGCTACAGGAGCCGACGAGAGTGTAAATAGAAAAGTATTGGGTTTGTAA
- a CDS encoding P-II family nitrogen regulator: MKKIEAIIRKSKFSEVRDALHAVEVNFFSYWDVTGVGNEKEGHVYRTISYSTTDIQRRCVSIVVSDPFLERTVEAILKAAYTGNVGDGKIFVSDVIETYRIRTKEQGSPALN; encoded by the coding sequence ATGAAAAAAATTGAAGCCATTATTCGTAAGTCTAAGTTTTCAGAAGTGCGTGATGCTTTGCATGCGGTAGAGGTGAATTTCTTTAGTTACTGGGATGTAACCGGTGTAGGTAACGAAAAAGAAGGACATGTGTACCGTACGATCAGTTATAGCACAACCGATATCCAAAGACGTTGCGTGTCGATTGTGGTTTCTGATCCCTTTCTGGAAAGAACCGTTGAAGCCATTTTGAAGGCGGCCTATACTGGAAATGTTGGAGATGGAAAAATTTTCGTTTCTGATGTGATTGAAACTTATCGAATTAGAACAAAAGAACAAGGAAGTCCTGCTTTGAACTAA
- a CDS encoding ammonium transporter → MDGLFTANNVWMMICTGLVFFMHLGFSFLEIGLTRQKNTVNILFKNVFIVCIGLLLYALCGFNLMYPGFEEGSSGFFGFAGFGLSSPENGMTPEYADGGYTYWTDFLFQGMFAATAATIVSGAVAERVKLSSFMVFSIFYVGLVYPIAGSWKWGGGFLDMMDTPFYDFAGSTLVHSVGGWAALVAVYMLGPRIGKYKEDGSVSPIPGHSLPFATAGVLILWLGWFGFNGGSVLSADPELTSLTLVTTCLAAAAGGVGAFVFDLLLYKKYDLTMFLNGILAGLVGITAGADQMAPLDSILIGIIAGVLVVLAVGFVDKLKLDDPVGAIAVHLICGIWGTLAVGIFGALAGVDQFISQLIGVGAYAVFCLVTATIILFAVKATMGLRVTKEEEIEGLDDHEHGMNAYGDFAMK, encoded by the coding sequence ATGGATGGATTATTTACCGCAAACAATGTATGGATGATGATCTGTACGGGTTTGGTCTTCTTTATGCACCTGGGTTTCTCTTTCTTGGAAATTGGATTGACCCGTCAGAAGAACACTGTAAATATTTTATTTAAGAATGTATTTATCGTGTGTATAGGCCTACTCTTATATGCTCTATGTGGCTTCAACCTCATGTATCCTGGCTTTGAAGAAGGTTCTTCTGGCTTCTTTGGTTTCGCAGGCTTTGGCTTGTCGTCGCCTGAAAACGGAATGACACCTGAGTATGCGGATGGTGGCTATACGTATTGGACCGATTTCTTGTTCCAGGGCATGTTTGCTGCCACAGCGGCTACAATCGTTTCTGGAGCGGTGGCCGAACGTGTGAAGCTGAGCAGTTTCATGGTTTTCAGTATTTTTTATGTAGGTCTTGTTTACCCAATCGCCGGTTCGTGGAAATGGGGCGGTGGTTTCTTGGATATGATGGACACCCCGTTTTACGATTTCGCAGGATCTACTTTGGTGCACTCAGTAGGTGGATGGGCTGCTTTGGTGGCTGTGTACATGCTCGGGCCACGTATTGGCAAATACAAAGAGGACGGCTCTGTATCGCCAATTCCAGGTCACAGTTTGCCTTTCGCTACTGCGGGTGTTTTGATCTTGTGGTTGGGTTGGTTCGGATTTAACGGCGGTTCAGTATTGTCTGCCGATCCTGAATTGACATCATTGACTTTGGTGACTACATGTTTGGCCGCAGCTGCGGGTGGAGTAGGTGCTTTTGTTTTCGACTTGCTTCTGTACAAAAAATACGATTTGACGATGTTCTTGAACGGAATCTTGGCCGGTCTAGTGGGCATCACAGCGGGGGCGGATCAAATGGCTCCTTTGGATTCTATCTTGATTGGTATCATTGCCGGTGTATTGGTAGTGTTGGCCGTTGGGTTTGTTGACAAACTTAAGTTGGACGATCCTGTTGGTGCGATTGCAGTACACTTGATCTGCGGAATTTGGGGTACTTTGGCTGTAGGTATTTTCGGAGCCTTGGCTGGTGTAGATCAGTTCATTTCTCAGTTGATCGGTGTAGGTGCATATGCAGTTTTCTGCCTGGTTACTGCCACGATTATCCTCTTCGCTGTGAAAGCGACTATGGGTCTGCGTGTAACGAAAGAAGAAGAGATCGAAGGTCTTGATGATCACGAGCACGGCATGAATGCTTACGGTGATTTCGCAATGAAATAA